One part of the Mangrovibacillus cuniculi genome encodes these proteins:
- a CDS encoding chemotaxis protein CheX yields MTLNKTITEIVNGTIESINTLVASETKIGKLALITEPYPHDGIGVLIGMTGDIRGRVLIDGKPEMFSSIGQAMFGMPIEGEMLESFSGELGNMLAGNLATNLSAKGLVMDITPPTVLVGQSKVYGFDKAVRLPVELTGLGELKIVLMIDMDLK; encoded by the coding sequence ATGACTCTAAATAAAACCATAACGGAAATCGTAAACGGAACTATTGAATCTATTAACACGTTAGTTGCGTCGGAAACGAAAATCGGAAAATTGGCGTTAATTACAGAACCTTATCCACATGATGGAATTGGTGTGTTAATTGGAATGACCGGAGACATTAGAGGAAGAGTTTTAATTGATGGAAAGCCAGAAATGTTTTCATCTATTGGACAAGCAATGTTCGGCATGCCTATAGAAGGAGAAATGTTAGAGTCTTTCTCAGGGGAATTAGGTAATATGCTAGCTGGTAATCTAGCTACTAATCTTTCTGCCAAAGGTTTAGTGATGGATATAACTCCTCCAACCGTTCTAGTAGGACAGTCTAAGGTGTATGGTTTTGATAAAGCTGTTAGATTACCAGTAGAGTTAACTGGTTTAGGTGAATTAAAAATCGTCTTAATGATTGATATGGACTTAAAATGA
- a CDS encoding isoprenylcysteine carboxyl methyltransferase family protein — translation MIWAIVFLVVIIIQRLVEVAIAKSNEKWMKSQGAREFGQSHYRLMVLMHTAFFVCLITEGLWLEPTMSSLWPIWISLFILTQMARIWVLTSLGKYWNTKIIVLPNAKVVSKGPYRFVRHPNYVIVTMELIIIPLAFNAFVTLFLFAILNQIILTIRIQEEEKALMAITNYEEEMKSKFKGVLLPPDVER, via the coding sequence ATGATCTGGGCAATAGTTTTTTTAGTAGTAATTATTATTCAAAGGCTTGTAGAAGTAGCGATTGCTAAAAGTAATGAAAAGTGGATGAAGAGTCAGGGAGCTAGAGAATTCGGCCAATCGCATTACCGCTTAATGGTGTTAATGCACACAGCCTTCTTTGTTTGTTTAATCACGGAAGGTTTATGGTTGGAACCAACTATGAGTTCTCTATGGCCAATTTGGATAAGTTTATTCATCCTTACACAAATGGCACGTATTTGGGTCCTTACATCTTTAGGTAAATATTGGAATACCAAAATCATTGTACTTCCTAATGCAAAAGTAGTGTCTAAAGGCCCTTATCGGTTTGTAAGACATCCAAACTATGTCATAGTAACGATGGAATTAATCATTATACCTTTAGCTTTTAATGCTTTTGTCACTCTATTTCTATTCGCTATTTTGAATCAAATTATTTTAACGATTCGTATCCAAGAAGAAGAAAAAGCGTTAATGGCAATAACGAATTATGAAGAAGAAATGAAATCAAAATTTAAAGGTGTATTACTACCTCCAGATGTAGAAAGATGA
- a CDS encoding type III polyketide synthase, with the protein MGFIQAVGIAELPYKISQEESKKFAKELFSDSFDDIERLLSVFQNGEIKSRAISMPMEWYGEDHSLSEKNDLYIKKSVEFLKKSIEKCFQKAEVCGVNVDLTDIDAIFMISTTGFATPSLDAHIMNELPFSPTTKRIPIWGLGCAGGAAGLARAREYCLAFPEAAVLVCSVELCSLTFMKNDTSKSNFIGSSLFSDGAATVLMTGRENKKRTKNPVPFVLESQSNLMPNSMDVMGWKIGDEGLHVIFSRDIPSIIKKWLRPNIEELLHKKQWNFSEIDTLIAHPGGKKVMDAYRESLDVEESLLHSSQKILSNYGNMSSCTILYVLEDIMEQKYGEGTKGIAAALGPGFSSELSLVEWCK; encoded by the coding sequence ATGGGCTTTATCCAAGCGGTAGGTATTGCAGAATTGCCATATAAGATTTCACAAGAAGAATCAAAGAAATTTGCGAAAGAATTATTTTCTGACTCATTTGATGATATCGAAAGACTACTATCTGTATTTCAAAACGGCGAAATAAAGTCTAGAGCTATTTCTATGCCAATGGAATGGTATGGAGAAGATCATAGCTTATCTGAAAAAAACGATTTGTATATCAAAAAATCTGTGGAATTTTTAAAGAAATCGATAGAAAAATGCTTCCAAAAAGCAGAAGTTTGCGGTGTAAACGTTGACTTGACGGATATTGATGCAATCTTCATGATTTCTACTACTGGTTTTGCAACACCATCGCTAGATGCACATATAATGAATGAATTGCCTTTTTCTCCTACTACAAAGAGGATACCTATTTGGGGCCTTGGCTGTGCTGGAGGAGCTGCTGGTTTAGCGAGGGCGAGAGAGTACTGTTTAGCTTTTCCAGAAGCTGCAGTATTAGTTTGCTCAGTAGAATTGTGTAGTTTAACTTTTATGAAAAATGACACCTCCAAAAGTAACTTCATTGGTTCCTCTTTATTCTCAGATGGAGCAGCGACAGTATTAATGACAGGTAGGGAGAACAAAAAGCGTACCAAAAACCCAGTTCCTTTTGTATTGGAATCACAATCTAACCTAATGCCTAATTCTATGGATGTCATGGGCTGGAAGATAGGAGATGAGGGCCTCCATGTTATTTTCTCTAGAGATATCCCTTCCATTATTAAGAAGTGGTTAAGACCTAACATAGAAGAACTGTTACATAAAAAGCAATGGAACTTTTCTGAAATTGATACCCTTATCGCACATCCGGGAGGTAAAAAAGTCATGGATGCATATCGTGAATCATTAGATGTAGAAGAGTCCCTGTTGCACTCTTCACAAAAAATACTATCAAATTATGGAAATATGTCATCTTGTACGATTTTATATGTGTTGGAGGATATTATGGAACAAAAGTATGGGGAAGGAACGAAAGGAATTGCAGCAGCATTAGGACCAGGCTTTTCTTCTGAATTAAGTTTAGTGGAGTGGTGCAAATGA